The following are from one region of the Rhipicephalus microplus isolate Deutch F79 chromosome 1, USDA_Rmic, whole genome shotgun sequence genome:
- the LOC142814513 gene encoding uncharacterized protein LOC142814513 produces the protein MLNLPERRRSRSGSATAMKRCQTFCMRVSMLIALVAVLLGAMCLIMLRFPEKDVHMSSTDMRLVEAVSNVWCGGQEFVSAHPFSVYRVNDLPPAVPANHIHHTIELSTSVPSGKFHYLRYYLLPGSNVTADVMADEPGGTVHAVRGEEELQRCIRTLQEQAADEDSSEEDDDTPRRLPGYYRWAIKSKRVDPSTTLDAARLSFRATAADLYYVLLVNENQSSSSLVNFNIRVDLNRTVFGVSPQDVVCLEQTHCVYHVHFGAEDRLILHVPRERDAGNAVFTITTSCRPRVFFYALLFILIPILFLVFLGAVIRAFSYLANNSSTDEGKYLRFRLFGEDERTRRRRRRLEELVASQSRPVQECVGTGVALPADPAAEHFLVYHVPGLDPPPRTPPPCYASLQPEPVAEDESLLGVSVALVDAPTPIQPPRYSEVLQQETAADLLTPLEPTLAPERTVRESAPSIQPTGSTN, from the coding sequence GGGTGCCATGTGCCTTATCATGCTTCGTTTTCCCGAGAAAGACGTGCACATGTCTTCCACTGACATGCGGCTGGTCGAGGCCGTCTCCAACGTGTGGTGCGGCGGACAGGAGTTCGTGTCGGCGCACCCGTTCAGTGTGTACCGCGTCAACGACCTTCCCCCGGCCGTTCCGGCCAACCACATCCATCACACCATCGAACTGTCCACCAGTGTGCCCTCGGGAAAGTTTCACTACCTGCGCTACTACCTGCTGCCGGGCTCTAATGTGACGGCCGACGTGATGGCCGACGAGCCCGGCGGAACGGTGCATGCCGTCCGTGGCGAAGAAGAATTGCAGAGGTGCATCCGGACGCTGCAGGAACAAGCGGCAGACGAGGATAGCTCGGAGGAAGACGACGACACGCCTAGGCGCCTGCCGGGATACTACCGCTGGGCTATCAAATCGAAACGCGTCGATCCATCTACCACATTGGACGCAGCTCGTCTCAGCTTCCGGGCCACTGCGGCCGACCTCTACTACGTGCTTCTGGTAAACGAGAACCAATCGTCGTCCTCACTGGTCAACTTCAACATCCGCGTCGACTTGAACCGCACCGTGTTCGGAGTGAGCCCTCAGGACGTGGTGTGCCTGGAGCAGACGCACTGCGTGTACCACGTCCATTTCGGCGCTGAGGACAGGCTCATCCTGCACGTGCCACGAGAGAGAGACGCCGGCAACGCAGTCTTCACGATAACCACGTCGTGCAGGCCTCGCGTCTTCTTCTACGCGCTCCTGTTCATCCTCATTCCCATTCTCTTCCTGGTGTTCTTGGGTGCCGTCATACGGGCTTTCAGTTACCTCGCAAATAACTCGTCAACCGACGAAGGCAAATACCTTCGCTTTCGGCTCTTCGGCGAGGACGAGAGGACGCGACGACGTCGCAGGCGGCTCGAGGAACTAGTGGCGTCGCAAAGCCGGCCAGTCCAGGAGTGCGTCGGCACAGGTGTCGCGTTGCCCGCCGATCCCGCTGCCGAGCACTTCCTCGTATACCACGTGCCCGGCTTAGACCCGCCACCCAGGACACCGCCGCCTTGCTACGCATCCCTGCAGCCGGAGCCCGTGGCCGAGGATGAATCTCTGCTCGGCGTCTCTGTGGCTCTCGTCGATGCCCCGACACCCATTCAGCCACCACGCTACTCCGAAGTTTTGCAGCAAGAGACCGCTGCAGACTTGCTTACACCTTTGGAGCCCACCTTAGCACCCGAGAGGACTGTCAGAGAGTCCGCCCCGTCAATCCAGCCAACGGGGTCGACTAACTAG